The following coding sequences are from one Diadema setosum chromosome 9, eeDiaSeto1, whole genome shotgun sequence window:
- the LOC140232560 gene encoding uncharacterized protein: MDASSNMDRHNCRVFMLLTHSCVGGLLIGVLITTAETQPTITAALRLFTTILPSGSFGGRGVVSTQLITDDCMAERRALQDVFPQSTLLLCSFHLLQATWRWLWSAAHKIPLKERPEHLRHMRMIFATSSQEADELFASSMADPELHKSFKDYLQNAYSELPLRGNLTNNCCESAMRILEDRVLSRTKAFNIAQLADFLSSHLQDCYE, from the exons ATGGACGCATCGAGCAACATGGACAGACACAATTGCAGGGTGTTCATGTTGCTTACTCACTCGTGCGTGGGGGGTCTTCTTATTGGTGTCCTTATTACCACAGCTGAGACACAACCGACCATCACTGCGGCTCTGCGACTCTTCACCACTATCCTGCCATCTGGGTCCTTCGGTGGAAGGGGTGTCGTCAGTACCCAACTCATAACGGATGACTGCATGGCAGAGCGCCGTGCTCTCCAGGATGTTTTTCCTCAGTCAACCTTGCTCCTCTGCTCCTTCCACCTGCTGCAGGCCACTTGGAGATGGCTGTGGAGTGCTGCTCACAAAATTCCTCTCAAAGAAAGGCCAGAACATCTACGACACATGAGGATGATATTTGCCACATCATCACAAGAAGCTGATGAATTATTTGCATCCAGCATGGCTGATCCAGAGCTCCACAA GTCCTTTAAGGATTATCTTCAGAATGCTTACTCTGAATTACCTCTGCGAGGTAATTTGACCAACAATTGCTGTGAGTCTGCGATGAGAATACTCGAGGACAGAGTTCTTTCAAGAACGAAGGCCTTCAATATTGCACAACTGGCCGACTTCCTCTCAAGCCATCTCCAAGACTGTTACGAGTGA